The stretch of DNA GATCGCCATCAGGGGCACGAAGACCCACAGCTCTTCTTCGGGCTGGAAAGCGAAGAACACCTGGCACGCGCTCACCCCGATAAAGGCGAACAGCGCGGTGTGGCTCACCCGGCGCGCGCCGAAGCGCTCGACGATGCGCGAATTCGACCAGCTCGCCACCGCCATCGACCCGGCGCAGATCGCGAAGATCCGCGGGAAGATATCGCCCGCGCCGAAGGTCTCGGTGATGAGCTGCTGCGAGGAATTGATGAAGCCGAACAGCGCGCCGAACACCAGCGCGCTGCCGATCACGTAGCCGAAAGTGCTCGGCAGGGCGAGCGCGCGGGTCATATTGCGGGCGATGGTGCGCGGCAGGATCGGCTGGCGGTTGGCCTCGGTCAGGCTCTCGGGCAGGCGGATGAAGACCCACAGGCCCATCGCTACGCCCAGCACCGCCATCGCTGCGAAGATCGCGCGCCAGCTACCGAAAGTTTGCAGGATCGCCTCGCCCACGGTCGGCGCGACGGCGGGCACCATCAGGAAGATCACGAAGATCAGGCTCATCATCCGCGCCATCTTGTCGCCGCCCACGCGGTCGCGGATGATGGCCGGTGGCAGCGCGACGATTCCGGCGGCGAAGAAGCCCTGCACCGCGCGGATCGCGATTAGCGCGTCGTAGCTGGGCGCGAGCGCGCAGAACACCGAGAGCACGATATAGACCGCCACCGATCCCAGCAGGATCGGTCGCCGCCCGAAACGGTCCGCCAACGCGCCGGGCACCAGCGAGCCGAGGCCGCCGGTCAGCAGATAGATGCCGATCACGAATTGCCGGTCGT from Porphyrobacter sp. YT40 encodes:
- a CDS encoding multidrug effflux MFS transporter gives rise to the protein MATSHAPSIPARKALGDTELLWMMALLMALNAFGIDAILPALDPLAADLGVSGNDRQFVIGIYLLTGGLGSLVPGALADRFGRRPILLGSVAVYIVLSVFCALAPSYDALIAIRAVQGFFAAGIVALPPAIIRDRVGGDKMARMMSLIFVIFLMVPAVAPTVGEAILQTFGSWRAIFAAMAVLGVAMGLWVFIRLPESLTEANRQPILPRTIARNMTRALALPSTFGYVIGSALVFGALFGFINSSQQLITETFGAGDIFPRIFAICAGSMAVASWSNSRIVERFGARRVSHTALFAFIGVSACQVFFAFQPEEELWVFVPLMAINMALLGFIGSNFGSIAMNPFFNIAGAASSAHGFVRMTTAALLGGAIGYAYDGTARPLALALLASGLSCLVLVLLSEKGKLFGPSDAEAALGAEPNNQAV